From one Phoenix dactylifera cultivar Barhee BC4 unplaced genomic scaffold, palm_55x_up_171113_PBpolish2nd_filt_p 001685F, whole genome shotgun sequence genomic stretch:
- the LOC103717134 gene encoding transcription repressor OFP7-like, with amino-acid sequence MAKRFRLRLSRVIPSFQSCRSKDDAGVTVTNAAFRLCPVNRKAFDIDFPPPPTPGPSPSFLRRPHPPVVSGLACGCLPSRRGCHFFPADDGETPPYLWRKEEKWPVVAYADGDGGDRYDFPSSPRRKIDSDDGCDILLPAAMAKARRREAKLRRRRRRGETKRSSRSRARVSTSSAVSGWFSSEGDGENDEREGDFFDEEEDDGETEKLVSSTDCSSHNVLQRRRITRRRRRRLVKCYPSPERTAAAVLRSLVPCGAAATAAAEGKVRESFAVVKRSEDPRADFRRSMAEMVVEKEIYDAGDLEQLLLCFLSLNLRHHHRAIVAAFSDIWEALFPVTATAAAAPAVSKN; translated from the coding sequence ATGGCCAAACGCTTCCGTCTCCGGCTATCCCGCGTTATCCCCTCTTTCCAGAGCTGCCGCTCTAAAGATGACGCTGGCGTCACAGTTACCAACGCAGCCTTCCGTCTCTGCCCCGTTAACCGGAAAGCCTTTGACATCGATTTCCCTCCGCCGCCAACGCCCGGCCCCTCTCCGTCCTTCCTCCGCCGCCCCCACCCCCCGGTCGTCTCCGGCCTCGCTTGCGGCTGCCTCCCCTCCCGCCGCGGCTGCCATTTCTTCCCCGCCGACGACGGGGAGACCCCGCCGTACCTCTGGCGGAAGGAGGAGAAGTGGCCCGTCGTTGCCTATGCCGACGGCGACGGTGGTGACCGTTACGatttcccttcctccccccgcCGGAAGATCGACTCCGACGACGGCTGCGACATCCTCTTGCCGGCGGCGATGGCCAAGGCGAGGCGGAGGGAGGCGAAGCTCCGCCGCAGGAGGCGTCGGGGAGAGACGAAAAGATCATCGCGATCCCGAGCGCGGGTGAGCACCTCCTCGGCCGTGAGCGGGTGGTTCAGCAGCGAGGGGGACGGGGAGAACGACGAGCGGGAGGGCGATTTTTTCGACGAGGAGGAAGACGACGGCGAGACGGAGAAGCTGGTCTCGTCGACGGACTGCTCGTCGCATAACGTGCTCCAGCGGAGAAGGATTAcgaggcggcggaggaggcggTTGGTAAAGTGCTACCCGTCGCCGGAGAGAACTGCAGCAGCGGTACTGCGGAGCCTGGTGCCTTGCGGGGCGGCtgcgacggcggcggcggaggggaaGGTTAGAGAGAGCTTCGCGGTGGTGAAGCGGTCGGAGGACCCGCGGGCGGACTTCCGGCGGTCGATGGCGGAGATGGTGGTGGAAAAGGAGATTTACGATGCCGGCGACCTGGAGCAGCTGCTGCTCTGCTTCCTGTCGCTCAACTTGCGGCACCACCACAGGGCCATCGTCGCGGCCTTCTCGGATATCTGGGAGGCGCTCTTCCCCGTCACCGCCACTGCCGCCGCTGCCCCGGCTGTttctaaaaattag